A stretch of the Sphingomonas sp. CL5.1 genome encodes the following:
- a CDS encoding ISL3 family transposase, with protein sequence MQKALRPSSVIPPGFTIVASSVADDSATILIRSTSRTSQCPRCDSVSCRIHSHYQRQILDLPLAGRPVKLIADVRRFRCEAVRCGQRIFAERFADGVVAPWARRTGRLEMLVHHLGLALGGRPAASFARRLMLPVSNDTLLRVVRRRGYPPSPAPTVIGIDDWAWRRNQRYCTIICDLERRRPIRLLPDRESATAQAWLAEQPQVAIIARDRGGAYARAAARALPNAVQVADRWHLMENASRAFLDAVRRSMRNIRCAIGAMTIKPELLTAAERLQYEGYLHREDTNAAILALSKDGVAIKEIVRRTGHSRGTVRRVLRGERSDVFRTRETSLESYLPWLDLQWAAGCHNGAALWRSLQTQGFRGSLRVVTEWATRRRRADKIDADTLHRVPSARTIARLMTIDRNDLSKAETLTVAAVEAGVPSLVDARRIIEGFHAMIRRKVGADLDPWIARAHGSLVASFANGVAKDIAAVRAAIVTQWSNGQTEGQITKLKLVKRQMYGRGKLDLLQARLIGAT encoded by the coding sequence ATGCAGAAAGCACTTCGACCATCCTCGGTGATCCCGCCGGGCTTTACGATTGTGGCCTCGTCGGTGGCGGATGACAGTGCAACGATCCTGATCCGTAGTACGTCGCGGACGAGCCAATGCCCGAGGTGCGACAGCGTCAGTTGCCGCATTCACAGCCACTACCAGCGTCAGATCTTGGATCTGCCCCTGGCGGGCCGCCCTGTTAAACTGATCGCGGATGTCCGCCGCTTCCGCTGCGAAGCTGTACGATGCGGGCAAAGGATCTTCGCGGAACGCTTCGCCGATGGCGTCGTAGCGCCCTGGGCACGACGCACAGGCCGACTGGAAATGCTGGTTCATCACCTCGGTCTCGCCCTTGGCGGTCGGCCCGCAGCCAGCTTTGCGCGGCGGCTCATGTTGCCGGTCAGCAATGACACGCTGCTCCGCGTCGTGCGACGTCGGGGATATCCACCATCTCCGGCGCCGACGGTGATTGGTATCGATGACTGGGCATGGCGGCGCAATCAACGATATTGCACGATCATCTGCGACCTCGAGCGGCGCCGGCCGATACGTCTGCTGCCAGACCGGGAATCAGCGACTGCCCAAGCATGGCTCGCAGAGCAGCCGCAGGTAGCGATCATCGCTCGCGATCGCGGCGGCGCTTATGCTCGCGCGGCGGCCAGGGCCCTGCCGAATGCGGTGCAGGTCGCCGACCGCTGGCATCTCATGGAAAACGCCAGCCGTGCCTTCCTTGACGCGGTGCGCCGGTCGATGCGGAATATCCGATGCGCCATCGGTGCGATGACAATCAAGCCCGAGTTGCTCACGGCCGCCGAGCGGCTCCAATACGAAGGGTATCTTCATCGCGAGGATACCAATGCCGCGATCCTCGCGCTCTCCAAGGACGGCGTCGCGATCAAGGAGATCGTGCGCCGCACCGGCCACAGCCGGGGCACGGTGCGGCGGGTACTGCGCGGGGAACGCAGCGACGTGTTCAGAACGCGGGAGACATCCCTCGAGTCCTATCTGCCATGGCTGGATCTGCAGTGGGCGGCAGGTTGCCACAATGGCGCGGCACTGTGGCGTTCGTTGCAGACGCAGGGCTTTCGGGGGTCGCTGCGCGTCGTGACAGAGTGGGCAACACGCCGACGGCGCGCCGACAAGATCGATGCCGACACGCTTCACCGCGTACCGTCAGCCAGAACCATCGCACGGTTGATGACGATCGACCGCAATGATCTCTCCAAGGCGGAAACGCTCACCGTCGCGGCCGTTGAAGCCGGCGTGCCATCCCTGGTCGATGCGCGGCGCATCATCGAGGGCTTCCACGCCATGATCCGTCGTAAGGTCGGCGCCGATCTTGATCCGTGGATAGCTCGGGCGCACGGCAGTCTTGTCGCGTCATTCGCAAACGGCGTCGCCAAGGATATTGCCGCGGTTCGCGCCGCCATCGTCACCCAATGGTCCAACGGCCAGACCGAGGGGCAGATCACCAAGCTCAAGCTGGTCAAACGTCAGATGTATGGCCGTGGAAAACTCGACCTCCTCCAGGCGCGGCTGATCGGCGCGACATGA
- a CDS encoding TetR/AcrR family transcriptional regulator: MTSQLKVVQGGKAPAKPGGVRKENARKRRQALAEVVMQLVKERGFHAISVNEVAERASLSVGGLYRHIDTKNDLLEMVCDEINLDLLRDMKAAAASVRGVRAKLEGAIRTYWLRHWNNAALILLAYREYQSFSDDAKARYRADELAISEYLSDLIRAGVLTEEFREVDDRLLAHEIIMLSHMRALKGYAFKGRTPEHCLQEMVDLIFSRLGGGRA, translated from the coding sequence ATGACATCTCAGCTTAAGGTCGTGCAGGGGGGCAAGGCTCCCGCCAAGCCGGGCGGCGTCCGCAAGGAGAATGCCCGTAAGCGTCGCCAGGCGCTCGCGGAGGTGGTGATGCAACTCGTCAAGGAGCGCGGGTTTCACGCCATTTCGGTGAACGAGGTGGCGGAACGTGCCTCCTTGAGCGTGGGTGGCCTTTATCGACATATCGACACCAAGAACGACCTGCTCGAGATGGTCTGCGACGAGATCAACCTCGATTTGCTCCGGGACATGAAGGCCGCCGCGGCCTCCGTGCGAGGCGTGCGGGCCAAGCTCGAGGGCGCCATTCGAACCTACTGGCTGCGCCACTGGAACAACGCCGCCCTGATCCTTCTTGCGTATCGCGAGTATCAGTCGTTCTCAGACGACGCCAAGGCCCGTTACCGGGCAGACGAGCTGGCCATCAGCGAGTATCTAAGCGATCTGATCCGCGCCGGCGTCCTCACCGAAGAGTTTCGGGAGGTGGACGATCGGCTGCTCGCGCACGAGATCATCATGCTGTCCCACATGAGGGCGCTCAAGGGTTATGCCTTCAAGGGCAGGACTCCGGAACACTGCTTGCAAGAGATGGTCGACCTGATCTTCTCCCGACTTGGTGGGGGTCGCGCCTGA
- a CDS encoding cytochrome P450, whose amino-acid sequence MTVTDLSFDPSDPATLRNPHPIFATLRREDPVHWSEAMSGWIVTTYDDILDGLTNSSTFSAERLTNVRKHLPSGAQSAAEDILRYLNSWMVFRDPPDHTRLRRHMAAVLSLPTFEALRGTVSDLTNMLLDELPVDAPFDMVSSFSILLPGMVVMELMGVERDRLLEVKSWSDDMMLFIGSARGVPDKYERARRGATAMAALFKEMIAERRHTAHSDILSQLMASEIDGQALNDDELVGCLMMVLNGGHETTANLINNSLMALVQHPDQLEWLRANPDGIDVAVEEFLRYDSPILSIGRVVKEETELGGKQLSAGERAFFMLLSANRDEEVFDDPDTLDVTRNPNPHMAFGKGPHFCLGTPLARIEGQIVLREMLQRYRSIDLAAPLEEVTWINSMVTRGPTRLPLKLTR is encoded by the coding sequence ATGACTGTTACCGACCTGTCCTTTGATCCGTCCGATCCTGCGACCTTGCGTAACCCGCACCCGATCTTCGCAACCCTGCGTCGCGAGGATCCGGTGCACTGGAGCGAGGCGATGTCCGGGTGGATCGTGACGACTTACGACGACATCCTCGACGGGCTGACCAACAGCAGCACCTTTTCCGCCGAGCGGCTGACGAACGTGCGAAAGCACCTGCCCAGCGGCGCTCAGTCGGCGGCCGAGGACATCCTGCGCTATCTGAACAGCTGGATGGTGTTCCGCGATCCGCCCGACCATACGCGCCTGCGGCGCCACATGGCGGCGGTGCTCAGTCTTCCCACGTTCGAGGCGCTGAGGGGAACGGTGTCCGACCTGACCAACATGCTCCTCGACGAGTTGCCGGTTGATGCACCGTTTGACATGGTCTCGTCGTTCTCGATCCTGTTGCCGGGCATGGTCGTCATGGAGCTGATGGGTGTCGAGCGGGACCGGCTGCTCGAGGTCAAGAGTTGGTCCGACGACATGATGCTGTTCATCGGGAGCGCGCGGGGCGTTCCCGACAAGTACGAGCGCGCGCGCCGCGGCGCGACGGCGATGGCGGCGCTCTTCAAGGAGATGATCGCCGAGCGCCGCCACACGGCGCATAGCGACATCCTGTCACAGCTGATGGCCTCCGAGATCGACGGTCAGGCGTTGAACGATGACGAACTGGTCGGCTGCCTGATGATGGTGCTGAACGGAGGTCACGAGACAACGGCCAACCTCATCAACAACTCGCTGATGGCGCTCGTGCAGCATCCCGATCAGCTTGAATGGCTGCGCGCCAACCCCGACGGCATCGACGTCGCGGTTGAGGAATTCCTGCGCTACGACAGCCCGATCCTGTCGATCGGCCGTGTCGTCAAGGAGGAGACCGAGCTCGGAGGCAAGCAGCTTTCAGCGGGTGAACGAGCATTTTTCATGCTGCTGTCGGCCAACCGCGACGAAGAGGTCTTCGACGATCCCGACACGCTGGATGTGACGCGCAATCCCAATCCGCACATGGCGTTCGGCAAAGGACCCCATTTCTGCCTCGGCACTCCGCTCGCCAGGATCGAAGGGCAGATCGTCCTGCGGGAGATGCTGCAACGATATCGCTCGATCGACCTGGCGGCTCCTTTGGAGGAAGTCACTTGGATCAACTCGATGGTGACGCGGGGGCCGACCCGACTGCCGCTCAAGCTCACCCGGTGA
- a CDS encoding class I adenylate-forming enzyme family protein translates to MLPHYQNHHLCNHAISHHAMIQPNRCALVCGEDRLSWGELDCRVNRLANALIDRGCTKGDRICMLLPNGVPAFILFWAATRAGGVIVPLNMMLDDVSLARLAAASSGRLMFADAASAEQIDRIRTRLPDVDDDGFFVFGGDRPGWASAEALAAAGSSAPPAVRLDPSDAMTVFYSSGTTGTPKGIEHSHFGRLNYCYGFGAGLGIGRYTVAVCTTPLYASGTMITMLPTLYFGGTIVLVPKFSPEAFRAAVRREGGTHSFMVPAMYVAILQQDGPDEDLATLGVLVSAGQTMPMAVRDQIAARVPSAGIYEVYGATEGFFTLAVPGDFASGKRNTVGKPGFLEDIRILDEDSRELPRGQTGEIVAYGAGMMRGYVDRPDLTEEVVWTSPEGRTYLRSGDLGHLDEDGFLYVSGRKKDMIKSGGINVYAADLEEVLASHPLVAECAVVGVPHPRWMETPIGVVSLVRDAPADVADEICVWVNARLAKYQRLNRVVARSDFPRATYGKIRKDALREEYRSCCDDADLAASPR, encoded by the coding sequence GTGCTGCCCCACTATCAGAATCATCATCTCTGTAACCATGCGATCTCGCACCACGCCATGATCCAGCCCAACCGTTGCGCGCTGGTCTGTGGCGAGGATCGGCTCTCCTGGGGCGAACTCGACTGTCGCGTGAACAGGCTCGCGAATGCGCTCATCGATCGCGGGTGTACCAAGGGCGACCGCATCTGCATGCTCCTTCCCAATGGCGTTCCTGCATTTATCCTGTTCTGGGCGGCGACCCGCGCCGGCGGCGTGATCGTGCCGCTCAACATGATGCTCGACGACGTCTCGCTCGCCCGGCTCGCCGCGGCCTCGAGCGGCAGGCTGATGTTCGCGGACGCGGCGTCCGCCGAGCAGATCGACCGCATCCGGACGAGGCTTCCCGATGTCGACGACGACGGCTTCTTCGTCTTCGGGGGCGACCGCCCGGGTTGGGCAAGCGCGGAAGCGCTCGCCGCTGCGGGCAGTTCCGCGCCGCCGGCCGTCCGGCTGGATCCGTCCGACGCCATGACCGTCTTCTACAGTTCGGGGACGACGGGAACGCCCAAGGGCATCGAGCACAGTCACTTCGGCCGGCTCAACTATTGCTACGGCTTCGGTGCCGGCCTTGGCATCGGCCGCTACACCGTCGCCGTCTGCACCACACCGCTCTATGCGTCGGGGACGATGATCACGATGCTGCCGACGCTGTACTTCGGCGGCACCATCGTGCTGGTGCCGAAATTTTCGCCGGAGGCGTTCAGGGCGGCAGTGCGACGTGAGGGCGGGACGCACAGCTTCATGGTCCCCGCGATGTACGTCGCCATCCTCCAGCAGGACGGGCCCGACGAGGATCTGGCGACGCTGGGCGTCCTGGTCAGCGCCGGGCAGACGATGCCGATGGCGGTGCGCGACCAGATCGCCGCCCGCGTGCCCTCCGCCGGGATCTACGAGGTGTACGGCGCCACCGAGGGATTCTTCACGCTCGCGGTTCCGGGCGATTTCGCGTCGGGCAAGCGCAACACCGTCGGCAAGCCGGGCTTCCTGGAGGACATCCGCATCCTCGACGAGGACTCGCGGGAACTGCCACGGGGACAGACCGGCGAGATCGTCGCCTATGGCGCGGGCATGATGCGGGGCTATGTCGACCGGCCGGACCTGACTGAAGAGGTCGTTTGGACGTCGCCCGAGGGGCGGACCTACCTTCGCAGCGGCGATCTCGGCCATCTGGACGAGGACGGCTTCCTGTACGTCTCGGGTCGCAAGAAGGACATGATCAAGTCCGGCGGCATCAACGTCTATGCGGCCGACTTGGAGGAGGTTCTCGCCTCGCACCCGCTGGTGGCCGAATGCGCCGTCGTGGGTGTCCCGCACCCGCGATGGATGGAGACGCCGATCGGTGTCGTCTCGCTCGTCCGCGACGCGCCGGCGGACGTGGCGGACGAGATCTGCGTGTGGGTCAACGCCCGGCTCGCCAAGTACCAGCGGCTCAACCGCGTCGTGGCACGCTCCGACTTCCCGCGCGCGACCTACGGAAAGATCCGCAAGGACGCACTTCGAGAGGAGTACCGGTCCTGCTGCGACGATGCCGATCTTGCGGCCTCGCCCCGCTGA
- a CDS encoding SDR family NAD(P)-dependent oxidoreductase has protein sequence MTDRLRDKVAIVTGGASGIGHATVQAFLAQGAKVVVADLSRDLEAVIGTLGASAAGIRTDVSDPGQAAAMIEFAIERFGRLDVLCNNAGIDGAQKPLVDYDPAEFDRVLAVNLRGVFLGIKYATPHLAERGGAIINVASIAGSVVMPQMAAYCASKAGVMQLTKVAAVENARSNVRVNCIAPGVIRTQMVADLPPEFIAGLEAATPVGRIADPAEVANLAVFLASDESPFLTGMTINIDGGFTLL, from the coding sequence ATGACGGATCGGCTGCGCGACAAGGTGGCGATCGTGACGGGCGGTGCATCGGGGATTGGTCATGCAACCGTTCAGGCGTTTCTCGCGCAAGGTGCCAAGGTCGTCGTCGCCGACCTCAGCCGCGATCTGGAGGCGGTCATCGGGACGCTGGGCGCGTCCGCTGCGGGCATCCGCACCGATGTCAGCGATCCGGGACAGGCAGCGGCGATGATCGAGTTCGCGATCGAGCGTTTCGGCCGGCTCGACGTGCTGTGCAACAACGCCGGGATCGACGGGGCGCAGAAGCCGCTGGTCGATTACGATCCCGCCGAGTTCGACCGCGTGCTCGCGGTGAACCTGCGCGGTGTCTTCCTCGGCATCAAGTATGCGACCCCGCACTTAGCCGAACGCGGCGGCGCGATCATCAACGTCGCCTCGATCGCCGGGTCGGTCGTCATGCCGCAGATGGCGGCCTATTGCGCCTCAAAGGCGGGCGTGATGCAGCTAACCAAGGTCGCCGCCGTGGAGAACGCACGGTCCAACGTCCGCGTGAACTGCATCGCGCCCGGCGTGATCCGTACGCAGATGGTCGCGGATCTGCCGCCGGAATTCATCGCCGGCCTGGAGGCCGCGACACCCGTCGGCCGGATCGCCGATCCCGCGGAGGTGGCGAACCTGGCGGTGTTCCTTGCCAGCGACGAATCGCCTTTCCTGACCGGCATGACGATCAACATCGACGGCGGGTTCACACTGCTCTGA
- a CDS encoding IS3 family transposase (programmed frameshift), translated as MGRQRYTPEQIIAKLREVDVIVGRGGTAVEACRQIGIAEQTLYRWRKEYGGLKVDQARRMKDLERENARLKKLVADLALDKAILQEASKPDFLSPSRRREAIEQVRRALPVSERRTCRVLGQHRSTQRHPPKDDADEQRLTADIVALARDYGRYGYRRIHALLGHAGWQVSLSVVERIWRREGLKVPKRQPKRRRLWLGDGSCIRLRPQHRGHVWSYDFVEDQTYNGRKYRMLNIIDEFSRECLAMVPLRRFRSHDVIDVLADLFIEHGPPEHIRSDNGPEFVANAVREWLGRLGVTTLYIEPGSPWENGYIESFNARLRDELLNGEIFYSLEEVRIVTGWWRAHYNRARPHSSLGYRPPAPETIEMPAWPLGSAALRPPPRLASEVRIN; from the exons ATGGGACGTCAGCGATATACGCCGGAACAGATCATCGCGAAGCTGCGTGAGGTGGATGTAATTGTCGGGCGGGGCGGGACTGCTGTTGAAGCTTGCCGCCAGATCGGGATTGCGGAACAGACGCTGTATCGATGGCGCAAGGAATATGGCGGGCTGAAGGTTGATCAGGCGCGCCGGATGAAGGATCTTGAGCGCGAGAACGCGCGACTGAAGAAGCTGGTGGCGGACCTCGCGCTCGACAAGGCGATCCTTCAAGAGGCATCGAAAC CTGACTTTTTGAGCCCCTCCCGTCGCCGTGAGGCGATCGAGCAGGTCCGTCGCGCGTTGCCGGTATCGGAGCGACGGACCTGCCGTGTTCTGGGCCAGCATCGTTCGACACAGCGCCACCCGCCGAAGGACGATGCCGACGAGCAGCGCCTGACGGCCGACATCGTCGCGCTGGCCAGGGACTATGGCCGATATGGCTATCGCCGCATCCATGCCTTGCTGGGCCATGCCGGCTGGCAGGTCAGTCTGTCGGTAGTCGAGCGCATCTGGCGGCGGGAGGGTCTCAAAGTGCCGAAGCGGCAACCGAAACGGCGTCGGCTCTGGCTGGGCGACGGATCGTGCATTCGGCTGCGCCCGCAGCATCGCGGGCATGTCTGGTCCTACGACTTCGTTGAGGATCAGACGTACAACGGGCGCAAATACCGGATGCTCAACATCATCGACGAGTTCAGTCGCGAGTGCCTGGCGATGGTTCCGCTACGGCGGTTCCGCTCGCACGACGTGATCGACGTGCTGGCCGACCTGTTCATCGAGCATGGGCCGCCCGAGCATATCAGATCCGATAACGGCCCCGAGTTCGTCGCCAACGCGGTACGCGAATGGCTCGGCCGGCTCGGCGTCACCACCCTTTATATCGAACCGGGAAGCCCGTGGGAGAACGGCTATATCGAAAGCTTCAACGCACGCCTGCGCGACGAGCTGCTCAACGGTGAGATCTTCTACAGCCTCGAGGAGGTACGGATCGTCACTGGCTGGTGGCGTGCACATTACAACCGGGCAAGGCCCCACAGCAGCCTCGGTTATCGACCACCGGCGCCGGAGACGATCGAGATGCCAGCCTGGCCGCTCGGCTCCGCTGCGCTCCGCCCCCCGCCCAGGCTGGCATCGGAGGTCCGCATCAACTAA
- a CDS encoding TonB-dependent receptor, protein MIVSHLDRRHGSALLVSVSLVALATTAAPAMAQVTQGGEQQGQGNLPPAVTTTATPAASADAQSTGAATPDAAAGAAGGDVIVTARRSSERLQDVPVSVSAFGAEALAERRILTEQDLQVATPGLTVRAALTSNQINYAIRGQSIDAFSFSSPAVTTYINVVPVGGTTGTALFDLSSIQVLKGPQGTLFGRNATGGAVLYETAQPEETFGGYLKVGYGNFNDREAEGAINLPITTGVYLRLSGRYQARDGFQTNLIDGSKLGAIDSRVVRGSLLLRPEDSRFSNLTVLQHGVFGGTNVSLDVQTVNGVNGPDTYVDPSDGVTKPLVTTMRDLHGPDALGPGLGSSTDPRVNALYNGIADYIAKRQAGQAGGFYDVSINRSQRHRADQTFLSNTTTFDAGTDLTIKNIFGYNRVVSSDFIDVDGSPYDFFGAQGGPPQKVFGKTYSGDGYIFGTSQLSDEVQASGKTGNLKYIVGAFISEEKTRSYIPLTVLPDLGQPYLGSYDSLTDDKSKALYAQLSYAITPKLNATGGLRYTWEDVKIDFRQGSASDPKLLSALNEGRIKDSKPSWLVSLDYRLTDSLLVYFSHRGSWRTGGFNGTSGAAFPNPDAFRPETTYDFELGAKFAGNIGTMRGQLNVAVYDQYIHNVQRSVYIDNSAEAGNVNRARVSGVETDGNLTISRNFSIGGAFTYTDARFTDGRAFVAGRSFVFGPYADAPEFSGSAYARVASDIGEAGNVALRGEYYGQTKFYYSNLNDSVLPNTIVNGYKLINLRAEWNEIFGSQVSAAAYVSNLTGEKYYVGGIAIGQITGTNARVPGLPRTYGFELNVKF, encoded by the coding sequence ATGATCGTATCACATCTCGACCGACGCCACGGAAGCGCCTTGCTGGTTAGTGTTAGCCTCGTGGCGCTTGCGACGACGGCGGCCCCTGCAATGGCTCAAGTGACGCAGGGCGGCGAGCAGCAGGGGCAGGGGAATCTGCCACCCGCGGTCACCACCACCGCCACCCCGGCCGCAAGCGCAGATGCCCAAAGCACTGGAGCCGCAACTCCGGACGCAGCCGCGGGCGCCGCGGGAGGTGACGTCATCGTCACGGCGCGTCGGTCGAGCGAACGGCTCCAGGACGTGCCGGTCTCGGTGTCCGCGTTCGGTGCGGAAGCGCTTGCCGAACGCCGCATCCTGACGGAACAGGATCTTCAGGTCGCGACTCCCGGGCTGACGGTCCGTGCGGCGCTCACGTCGAACCAGATCAACTACGCGATCCGCGGGCAATCGATCGACGCCTTCTCTTTCTCGTCTCCCGCAGTGACGACGTACATCAACGTGGTCCCGGTCGGTGGCACCACCGGCACGGCGTTGTTCGACTTATCGTCCATTCAGGTGCTCAAAGGGCCGCAGGGCACCTTGTTCGGTCGCAATGCGACCGGCGGCGCCGTGCTGTACGAAACGGCGCAGCCCGAGGAGACCTTCGGCGGATACCTCAAGGTCGGCTACGGCAACTTCAACGATCGTGAAGCCGAAGGCGCGATCAACCTGCCCATCACCACTGGCGTCTACCTGCGGCTGTCGGGTCGGTATCAGGCACGTGACGGCTTTCAAACCAATCTGATCGACGGATCGAAGCTCGGAGCCATCGACAGTCGTGTCGTTCGCGGCAGCCTTCTCCTGCGGCCCGAGGATAGCCGGTTCAGCAACCTGACGGTCCTTCAGCACGGCGTCTTCGGAGGAACCAACGTCTCGCTGGACGTGCAGACGGTCAACGGCGTCAACGGGCCGGACACCTACGTGGACCCGAGCGACGGGGTCACCAAGCCGCTCGTGACGACGATGCGGGACTTGCACGGCCCGGATGCGCTCGGGCCGGGCCTGGGCAGTTCGACCGACCCGCGCGTCAACGCCCTGTACAACGGCATCGCCGACTATATCGCCAAGCGCCAAGCGGGGCAGGCCGGCGGTTTCTACGACGTTTCGATCAACCGCAGCCAGCGGCACCGCGCCGATCAGACCTTCTTGTCCAATACGACGACGTTCGACGCCGGGACGGATCTGACGATCAAGAACATCTTCGGGTACAACCGGGTCGTCTCCAGCGACTTCATCGACGTGGACGGCAGCCCCTATGACTTCTTCGGCGCGCAGGGTGGCCCGCCGCAGAAGGTGTTTGGCAAGACGTACAGCGGTGATGGTTACATCTTCGGCACGAGCCAGCTTTCCGATGAGGTTCAGGCCTCCGGCAAGACGGGGAACCTGAAGTACATCGTCGGCGCGTTTATCTCCGAGGAGAAGACGCGATCATACATTCCTCTCACTGTCCTTCCGGACCTCGGGCAACCGTACCTCGGCTCGTACGACAGCTTGACTGACGACAAGTCGAAGGCGCTTTACGCGCAGCTGAGCTACGCGATCACGCCAAAGCTGAACGCGACCGGCGGCCTCCGCTACACCTGGGAAGACGTCAAAATCGACTTTCGGCAAGGGTCTGCAAGCGATCCCAAGCTGTTGAGCGCACTCAACGAGGGACGCATCAAGGACTCGAAGCCCAGCTGGCTTGTCAGCCTCGACTACCGGCTGACCGACTCTCTCCTGGTCTATTTCAGCCATCGGGGAAGCTGGCGGACGGGCGGCTTCAACGGCACATCCGGAGCGGCTTTCCCCAACCCGGATGCGTTCCGGCCGGAAACGACGTACGACTTCGAACTCGGAGCCAAATTCGCCGGGAACATTGGCACGATGCGCGGTCAGCTGAATGTCGCCGTCTACGACCAGTACATCCACAACGTGCAGCGCTCCGTCTACATCGACAATTCGGCGGAGGCCGGCAACGTGAACCGAGCGCGTGTTTCGGGTGTCGAGACGGACGGTAACCTCACGATCTCCCGCAACTTCAGCATCGGCGGCGCCTTCACGTACACCGATGCCCGGTTCACCGACGGTCGGGCGTTCGTCGCGGGCCGAAGCTTTGTCTTTGGCCCTTATGCCGACGCGCCTGAATTTTCAGGGTCGGCCTACGCGCGTGTTGCTTCTGACATCGGCGAGGCGGGAAATGTCGCGCTGCGCGGGGAATACTACGGTCAGACGAAGTTCTATTATAGCAATCTGAACGACTCGGTGTTGCCGAACACCATAGTCAACGGCTATAAGTTGATCAATCTGCGCGCCGAATGGAACGAGATTTTTGGATCGCAGGTATCGGCCGCGGCCTACGTCAGCAATCTCACCGGGGAAAAATATTACGTCGGCGGCATCGCCATCGGTCAAATCACCGGTACGAACGCCAGGGTGCCAGGCTTGCCGCGAACCTACGGCTTCGAGCTGAACGTCAAGTTCTAG
- a CDS encoding sugar kinase gives MSGRLVFFGELLIRLTAPGNELLMQSPSFSLNVGGAEANVAIGLAHLGHDCAMVSRIPPNALGRGAVAAVRGAGIDCGAVTPSPGRMGLYFLSVGAGLRSSEIVYDRAGSSFAASGADDYDWDTLLGSAGLLHLSGITPALGPRSAEAALGAARAAKRLGVPISFDGNYRAMLWEAWDSNPRAILSELIGLADILFGNHRDLSLVLHRDFSGESEDRRREAADAGFSVFPNLKLIASTARHIVSADHHRIAARVDLRASAYQTPEIDVTGIVDRIGAGDAFAAGVLHAHLAGGNAQAMAESGLALTCLKHSLPGDASGFRQVDIDVFHGGGLDVRR, from the coding sequence ATGTCCGGACGCCTCGTCTTTTTCGGCGAATTGCTCATCCGCCTGACCGCGCCGGGCAACGAACTGCTGATGCAGTCGCCGTCCTTCTCGCTGAACGTCGGCGGCGCCGAGGCCAATGTTGCGATCGGGCTCGCTCATCTCGGCCATGACTGCGCGATGGTCAGCAGGATTCCGCCCAATGCGCTCGGTCGCGGCGCGGTGGCGGCGGTGCGCGGCGCGGGCATCGATTGCGGCGCTGTCACGCCTTCTCCGGGCCGCATGGGTCTTTATTTCCTCAGTGTTGGGGCGGGGTTGCGGTCGTCCGAGATCGTCTATGACCGCGCCGGGTCGAGCTTCGCGGCAAGCGGCGCGGACGATTATGATTGGGATACCTTGCTCGGCAGCGCAGGCTTGCTCCACCTGTCGGGCATCACCCCCGCGCTGGGGCCCCGTTCGGCCGAGGCCGCGCTCGGTGCGGCCCGCGCGGCCAAGCGGCTCGGCGTGCCGATCAGCTTTGACGGAAATTACCGCGCGATGCTATGGGAGGCATGGGACAGCAATCCACGGGCGATCCTCTCCGAACTGATCGGTCTGGCCGACATCTTGTTCGGCAACCATCGCGACCTGTCGCTCGTGCTTCACCGCGATTTTTCGGGTGAGAGCGAGGACCGGCGGCGCGAAGCCGCGGATGCGGGCTTTTCTGTCTTCCCCAATCTCAAGCTGATTGCCTCGACGGCGCGGCATATCGTGTCCGCCGACCATCACCGCATCGCCGCGCGCGTCGATCTGCGTGCCAGCGCCTATCAGACGCCCGAGATCGACGTCACCGGGATCGTTGACCGCATCGGAGCGGGCGATGCCTTTGCCGCCGGCGTGCTTCACGCGCATCTCGCCGGCGGCAATGCGCAAGCGATGGCTGAAAGCGGTCTCGCGCTGACGTGCCTCAAGCATTCGCTGCCGGGCGACGCGAGCGGCTTCCGCCAGGTCGATATCGATGTCTTTCATGGCGGCGGGCTCGACGTCCGGCGCTGA